From one Aeropyrum camini SY1 = JCM 12091 genomic stretch:
- the ftsY gene encoding signal recognition particle-docking protein FtsY, with protein MFGRLREALNRASEHIARGIIDTLAYREIKPEDLQPLLDDILLDLVESDVALEAAEAIVAGVREELVGSRIRRGEPVERVVREALRKALLALLDPGPRPDLAGEARARCGGRPLVILFLGVNGTGKTTTIAKVAYMLRKAGVTPVIAAADTFRAGAQEQLAAHAEKIGVPIVRGRYGADPASVAYDAIKHAQSRGFCAVLVDTAGRMHVDSNLVEELRKIVRVSNPDYKILVVDSLTGNDAVEQARLFNEAVGVDGVIVTKVDADPKGGTLVSVAHAIRKPILYLGTGQGYEDLEPFDPQKTVNRLLE; from the coding sequence TTGTTCGGGAGGCTAAGGGAGGCCCTGAACAGGGCCTCCGAGCATATAGCCAGGGGGATAATAGACACCCTGGCCTACAGGGAGATCAAGCCCGAGGACCTCCAGCCCCTGCTTGACGACATCCTCCTAGACCTTGTAGAGTCCGACGTCGCCCTGGAGGCTGCGGAGGCCATAGTCGCGGGGGTTAGGGAGGAGCTCGTGGGGTCGAGGATAAGGCGGGGAGAGCCTGTGGAGAGGGTTGTGAGGGAGGCTCTCAGGAAGGCTCTCCTAGCCCTCCTCGACCCGGGGCCGAGGCCCGACCTAGCGGGGGAGGCCCGGGCCCGCTGCGGCGGAAGGCCCCTCGTGATACTATTCCTAGGGGTGAACGGGACGGGGAAGACGACGACTATAGCAAAGGTCGCCTACATGCTCAGGAAGGCCGGTGTCACGCCTGTGATAGCGGCGGCCGACACCTTCAGGGCGGGCGCTCAGGAGCAACTGGCCGCCCACGCCGAGAAGATCGGCGTGCCCATCGTCCGCGGCCGCTACGGCGCAGACCCTGCCAGCGTGGCGTATGACGCCATAAAACACGCCCAGTCCAGGGGGTTCTGCGCGGTCCTCGTCGACACCGCGGGCAGGATGCACGTCGACAGCAACCTCGTGGAGGAGCTGAGGAAGATAGTGAGGGTTTCAAACCCCGACTACAAGATACTAGTAGTAGACTCCCTCACCGGCAACGACGCGGTCGAACAGGCGAGGCTCTTCAACGAGGCTGTCGGGGTAGACGGCGTCATAGTAACCAAGGTCGACGCAGACCCGAAGGGCGGGACACTAGTCTCAGTAGCCCACGCCATAAGAAAACCCATACTCTACCTGGGAACAGGCCAGGGCTACGAGGACCTAGAGCCCTTCGACCCCCAGAAGACTGTAAACCGCCTCCTAGAATAG
- the pfdA gene encoding prefoldin subunit alpha yields MSQQMPSPEEIAAQLQMIRDQIAELQGVLAQLELRLRSVQAAKETVEKAAGHDGETLFPGDPELNTILKARLLEPGKAIVHLGLNVYAKLDTAKAAEILAKKEDALKKSLETLKQELDKLAKTHDQYLQLLQALTAGQAAQQAGGEKKSSQTGA; encoded by the coding sequence GTGTCGCAGCAAATGCCGAGCCCCGAGGAGATAGCCGCCCAGCTCCAGATGATAAGGGACCAGATAGCCGAGCTGCAGGGGGTGCTGGCCCAGCTGGAGCTGAGGCTCAGGAGCGTCCAGGCGGCTAAGGAGACTGTGGAGAAGGCGGCTGGCCACGATGGAGAAACCCTCTTCCCGGGCGACCCGGAGCTCAACACAATACTGAAGGCGAGGCTCCTAGAGCCCGGCAAGGCGATAGTACACCTAGGGCTAAATGTCTACGCGAAACTCGACACGGCAAAAGCCGCTGAGATACTGGCGAAGAAGGAGGACGCCCTCAAGAAGAGCCTGGAGACGCTGAAGCAGGAGCTGGACAAGCTCGCGAAAACACACGACCAGTACCTACAGCTCCTCCAAGCCCTCACAGCAGGCCAGGCCGCCCAGCAGGCGGGCGGGGAGAAGAAGAGCTCCCAAACCGGGGCCTAA
- the rpl18a gene encoding 50S ribosomal protein L18Ae: MSEVKVYRVKGEMLISHDRFPEWRKFEVYVRALKREHALEKVYSDLGSRHKLRRKHIRVRSVEEVDPSEVEDLNIIRLASLERFVKTG; this comes from the coding sequence GTGAGCGAGGTTAAGGTGTATAGGGTTAAGGGGGAGATGCTCATATCCCACGACAGGTTCCCCGAGTGGAGGAAGTTCGAGGTCTACGTCAGGGCTCTTAAGAGGGAGCACGCTCTAGAGAAGGTCTACTCCGACCTGGGCAGCAGGCACAAGCTGAGGAGGAAGCACATAAGGGTGAGGAGCGTCGAGGAGGTGGACCCGAGCGAGGTGGAGGACCTCAACATAATAAGGCTGGCGTCGCTGGAGCGGTTCGTGAAGACAGGGTGA
- a CDS encoding translation initiation factor IF-6 has product MDSGGGFTVEKLSLYGNPNIGVYLSASDSYVLAPDDIGVEDVRTISEVLRVAEERVVRLRVLGMRLVGVLTTGNSRGILLPEGVDREVELVKKALGEVEIGIVPTRSNALGNVIVCNDRACLASPGLEKEALKTVSDTLGVEVVEGSVAGVYTVGSAVVVTNRGGLAHPDASEEELKLLSDVFKVPFEAGTINFGVEFVRTGLVANSYGALVGEDTTGPEIARIQVALGGGVK; this is encoded by the coding sequence ATGGATAGCGGTGGCGGTTTCACTGTGGAGAAGCTGAGCCTCTATGGGAACCCCAATATAGGTGTCTATCTCTCCGCCTCCGACTCCTACGTCCTCGCCCCCGACGACATAGGGGTTGAGGATGTTAGGACGATCTCGGAGGTCCTCAGGGTGGCTGAGGAGAGGGTTGTGAGGCTTAGGGTTCTGGGTATGAGGCTGGTGGGGGTTCTGACCACCGGCAACAGCCGGGGGATCCTGCTGCCGGAGGGTGTCGACAGGGAGGTTGAGCTGGTTAAGAAGGCTCTCGGTGAGGTTGAGATAGGGATTGTTCCCACGAGGAGCAACGCCCTCGGGAACGTTATAGTCTGCAACGATAGGGCCTGCCTCGCCTCCCCGGGGCTGGAGAAGGAGGCTTTGAAGACCGTCTCCGACACTCTCGGGGTCGAGGTTGTGGAGGGCTCGGTGGCGGGGGTTTATACCGTGGGCTCCGCGGTGGTGGTAACCAACCGGGGGGGCCTCGCTCACCCCGATGCTAGTGAGGAGGAGCTCAAGTTACTCTCCGACGTTTTTAAGGTCCCCTTCGAGGCAGGGACCATAAACTTCGGGGTCGAGTTCGTGAGGACAGGCCTCGTGGCGAACAGTTATGGGGCCCTGGTTGGAGAGGATACAACGGGCCCCGAGATAGCGCGCATACAGGTGGCCCTTGGAGGTGGGGTGAAGTGA
- a CDS encoding 50S ribosomal protein L31e: MPTEGTWVYVVNLRRVYWGRRTRRAVRAVRMVREFVKRHTKADEVIIDNELNNYIWSRSREKPPARVKIIVSIREEEPEEGEGKLRKAIVRLAGKKLRPGRYKA; encoded by the coding sequence GTGCCAACGGAGGGGACCTGGGTCTACGTAGTCAACCTACGCCGGGTATACTGGGGTAGGAGGACCAGAAGGGCAGTGAGGGCTGTTAGGATGGTCAGGGAGTTCGTTAAGAGGCATACGAAGGCCGACGAGGTCATAATCGACAACGAGCTCAACAACTACATCTGGAGCAGGAGCAGGGAGAAGCCCCCCGCAAGGGTGAAGATCATAGTCTCCATAAGGGAGGAGGAGCCCGAGGAGGGCGAGGGGAAGCTGAGGAAGGCTATAGTCAGGCTCGCCGGAAAGAAGCTCAGGCCCGGGAGGTACAAGGCCTAA
- a CDS encoding 50S ribosomal protein L39e codes for MARNKPLGRKLRLARALKSNRAIPVWVVIRTSRRIRFNLLRRHWRRSKLKA; via the coding sequence ATGGCTAGGAACAAGCCCCTAGGCAGGAAGCTCAGGCTCGCCAGAGCCCTCAAATCCAACAGGGCCATACCAGTCTGGGTCGTCATCAGGACGAGCAGGAGGATCAGGTTCAACCTCCTTAGGAGGCACTGGAGGAGGAGCAAGCTGAAGGCCTAG
- a CDS encoding DNA-binding protein: MSYEYDEELEEIRRRKMLELQRRLEEERRREEEQARLRAQKDAVLRRILTSKARERLANLRLVRPEIAEAAENAVIQLVQAGRLAPPVDDDTLVQILLELDRSTRRDFEIRIKRK, encoded by the coding sequence TTGTCCTACGAGTACGACGAGGAGCTTGAGGAGATAAGGAGGAGGAAGATGCTGGAGCTCCAGCGCAGGCTCGAGGAGGAGAGGAGGAGGGAGGAGGAGCAGGCAAGGCTGAGGGCGCAGAAGGACGCCGTGCTGAGGCGTATACTAACCAGCAAGGCTAGGGAGAGGCTGGCGAACCTCAGGCTTGTGAGGCCCGAGATAGCGGAGGCCGCTGAGAACGCGGTGATACAGCTTGTGCAGGCCGGTAGGCTGGCGCCCCCCGTCGACGACGACACCCTGGTGCAGATACTGCTCGAGCTAGACAGGAGCACGAGGAGAGACTTCGAGATAAGGATAAAGAGGAAGTAG
- a CDS encoding 30S ribosomal protein S19e, with amino-acid sequence MVDALEVPADLLIRRVAQKLREKYPQVKPPAWAYFAKTGPHKERPPTDRDWWYVRAASMLRKLYKSPEPIGIEAFRTIYGGRQNRGSAPEHFRKAGGSVPRKILQQLEEAGLVVKVPGRGRTLSPAGRSLLDTTAREIMEELVKTRPELERYL; translated from the coding sequence ATGGTCGACGCGCTAGAGGTGCCCGCAGACCTCCTGATAAGGAGGGTGGCCCAGAAGCTTAGGGAGAAGTATCCCCAGGTCAAGCCCCCCGCCTGGGCCTACTTCGCCAAGACGGGGCCCCACAAGGAGAGGCCGCCGACCGACAGGGACTGGTGGTATGTGAGGGCCGCAAGCATGCTGAGGAAGCTCTACAAGAGCCCCGAGCCCATAGGGATAGAGGCCTTCCGCACAATATACGGGGGGAGGCAGAACAGGGGCTCGGCGCCAGAGCACTTCAGGAAGGCCGGGGGCAGCGTGCCCCGCAAGATACTCCAGCAGCTCGAGGAGGCCGGGCTGGTGGTGAAGGTGCCGGGCAGGGGTAGAACCCTGTCGCCGGCCGGCAGGAGCCTCCTCGACACAACAGCTAGGGAGATAATGGAGGAGCTGGTCAAGACCAGGCCGGAGCTCGAGAGGTACCTCTAA
- a CDS encoding YhbY family RNA-binding protein, producing the protein MESVRERVRRAHHGRADVIIGKAGVTREVLREIEARLEKKEVVKVKMLKTALRREEGGRREVARRVASSLGARLMGVRGYTFILYKPRRGKVKRPSGRLLGSWVE; encoded by the coding sequence GTGGAGAGCGTGAGGGAGAGGGTCCGCAGGGCCCACCACGGCAGGGCGGACGTGATAATAGGTAAGGCGGGGGTCACCAGGGAGGTTCTCAGGGAGATAGAGGCGAGGCTGGAGAAGAAGGAGGTTGTCAAGGTTAAGATGCTTAAGACCGCCCTCAGGAGGGAGGAGGGCGGTAGGAGGGAGGTGGCCAGGAGGGTGGCCAGCAGCCTCGGCGCCAGGCTCATGGGCGTCAGGGGATACACCTTCATACTCTACAAGCCCAGGAGAGGTAAGGTTAAAAGGCCGAGCGGGAGACTCCTTGGGTCCTGGGTGGAGTAG
- a CDS encoding ribonuclease P protein component 4: protein MKRRRRRRCRDSYARLVRGEEERLARWALELARRGLAEEARRVASQLFQLAASTRVRPPRTVKRMFCKSCRTPLVPGLTARVRLRSEGGLSYTVVTCLHCGWIHRYPYRKGPRGGEAISPRTGVYSVGEEYSGEREGEGPQGPPRQGGRDNR, encoded by the coding sequence TTGAAGAGGAGGCGGCGGAGAAGGTGTAGAGACAGCTATGCCAGGCTTGTGAGGGGGGAGGAGGAGAGGCTGGCCCGCTGGGCCCTGGAGCTGGCCCGCCGGGGCCTGGCGGAGGAGGCTAGGAGGGTCGCCAGCCAGCTCTTCCAGCTGGCGGCCTCGACCAGGGTGAGGCCCCCCAGGACGGTTAAGAGGATGTTCTGCAAGAGCTGCAGGACACCCCTGGTACCGGGTTTGACGGCGAGGGTGAGGCTCAGGAGCGAGGGCGGGCTATCCTACACGGTAGTCACCTGCCTACACTGCGGCTGGATACACAGGTACCCATACAGGAAGGGGCCGCGGGGCGGGGAGGCTATATCCCCGCGGACAGGGGTATACAGTGTTGGGGAGGAGTATAGTGGAGAGCGTGAGGGAGAGGGTCCGCAGGGCCCACCACGGCAGGGCGGACGTGATAATAGGTAA
- a CDS encoding ATP-dependent DNA ligase, with protein sequence MPFKPVAEAFASMERITSRTQLTLLLTRLFKSTPPGAIGIVVYLIQGKLGPDWKGLPELGVGEKLLVKAIALAYKATEERVEKLYKSIGDLGSVAERLSREYRARASRAVTLEAFMAGGGEALTVRRVYNTLYRIAMAQGEGSRDIKLRLLAGLLADAEPVEAKYIVRFVEGRLRVGVGDATILDALAMAFGGGAHARPVIERAYNLRADLGYIAEVVAREGVEALRGVKPQVGVPIRPMLAERGRDPAEILRKVGGRAVVEYKYDGERAQIHKKDGEVYIYSRRLENITRMFPDVVEMARKGLKAREAIVEGEIVAVDPDNYELQPFQVLMQRKRKHDIHRVMREVPVAVFLFDALYVDGEDLTSKPLPERRSRLREIVVETPLWRLAESIETSDPEELWTFFLKAIEEGAEGVMVKAVHRDSVYTAGVRGWLWVKLKRDYKSEMMDTVDLVVVGAFYGRGKRGGKLSSLLMAAYDPERDVFPTVCKVATGFTDEELDRMNEMLKKHIIPRKHPRVESRIEPDVWVEPALVAEILGAELTLSPMHTCCLNAVRPGVGISIRFPRFIRWRDDKRPEDATTTQELLEMYKRQLRRVEEEAAEKV encoded by the coding sequence ATGCCTTTCAAGCCTGTGGCCGAGGCTTTCGCCTCTATGGAGAGGATAACATCTAGGACGCAGCTTACCCTCCTCCTCACGAGGCTCTTCAAGTCCACGCCCCCGGGGGCGATAGGCATTGTCGTCTACCTGATCCAGGGGAAGCTGGGGCCAGACTGGAAGGGGCTGCCCGAGCTGGGGGTTGGGGAGAAGCTTCTGGTGAAGGCGATAGCCCTGGCTTACAAGGCTACTGAGGAGAGGGTTGAGAAGCTCTACAAGTCTATAGGCGACCTGGGGAGCGTTGCGGAGAGGCTCTCCCGGGAGTACAGGGCTAGGGCGTCGAGGGCTGTGACCCTGGAGGCCTTCATGGCCGGAGGGGGGGAGGCGCTGACTGTTAGGAGGGTGTACAACACACTCTACAGGATAGCGATGGCCCAGGGGGAGGGTAGCAGGGACATCAAGCTGAGGCTCCTCGCCGGCCTCCTGGCGGACGCGGAGCCTGTGGAGGCCAAGTATATCGTGAGGTTCGTGGAGGGCAGGCTGAGGGTCGGCGTCGGCGACGCCACTATACTCGACGCCCTGGCCATGGCCTTCGGAGGGGGCGCCCACGCCAGGCCGGTTATAGAGAGGGCCTACAACCTCAGGGCCGACCTGGGCTACATCGCGGAGGTTGTGGCGAGGGAGGGGGTTGAGGCGCTGAGGGGCGTGAAGCCCCAGGTGGGGGTTCCGATAAGGCCAATGCTCGCCGAGAGGGGGAGGGACCCGGCTGAGATACTGAGGAAGGTCGGCGGGAGGGCGGTGGTGGAGTACAAGTACGACGGGGAGAGGGCGCAGATCCACAAGAAGGACGGGGAGGTATACATCTACTCGAGGAGGCTGGAGAACATTACGAGGATGTTCCCCGACGTGGTTGAGATGGCCAGGAAGGGGCTTAAGGCGCGGGAGGCGATAGTGGAGGGCGAGATAGTGGCTGTAGACCCGGACAACTACGAGCTACAGCCGTTCCAGGTCCTCATGCAGAGGAAGAGGAAGCACGACATACACAGGGTCATGAGGGAAGTGCCGGTGGCCGTCTTCCTCTTCGACGCCCTCTACGTGGACGGCGAGGACCTCACCAGCAAGCCCCTCCCGGAGAGGCGTAGCAGGCTGAGGGAGATAGTGGTGGAGACGCCCCTATGGAGGCTTGCCGAGTCCATCGAGACCAGCGACCCGGAGGAGCTGTGGACCTTCTTCCTGAAGGCGATAGAGGAGGGGGCCGAGGGGGTTATGGTCAAGGCGGTCCACAGGGACTCCGTCTACACCGCGGGCGTCAGGGGATGGCTCTGGGTTAAGCTCAAGAGGGACTACAAGAGCGAGATGATGGACACCGTCGACCTCGTCGTCGTGGGGGCCTTCTACGGCAGGGGGAAGAGGGGCGGCAAGCTGAGCAGCCTGCTGATGGCGGCCTACGACCCCGAGAGGGACGTGTTCCCCACTGTCTGCAAGGTCGCCACGGGCTTCACAGACGAGGAGCTAGACAGGATGAACGAGATGCTGAAGAAGCACATCATCCCCAGGAAGCACCCGAGGGTGGAGTCGCGGATAGAGCCCGACGTGTGGGTGGAGCCAGCCCTAGTCGCCGAGATACTGGGGGCGGAGCTCACCCTCTCCCCCATGCACACCTGCTGCCTCAACGCTGTGAGGCCCGGGGTGGGGATAAGCATAAGGTTCCCCAGGTTCATAAGGTGGAGGGACGATAAGAGGCCCGAGGACGCCACCACAACCCAGGAGCTGCTCGAGATGTATAAGAGGCAGTTGAGGAGGGTTGAAGAGGAGGCGGCGGAGAAGGTGTAG
- a CDS encoding RsmB/NOP family class I SAM-dependent RNA methyltransferase, with the protein MTIPRPLCGTSISYDSGLAEVLEASSGPLCSLLSSLERPPPRIYVRVNTLKVGVDRYLEMLRGAGLEFRVDEDIPEAIWHPVEGPLSWEFRGKRVVADKVASESVLMGSDLYAPGVLHAKGVERGDEVVVVAPNGRVVGGGVAVMSWREMRRSGRGLAVRVTKPIYRAPRVSELPGFREGLVYGQSITSMYVARALDPRPGWTVVDMNAAPGGKVSHVAQLAGRGARIIAIDRPSKVARLRETLERLGAGWVRVVGGDSRRASSLLPGLAGRVDAILVDPPCTNIGVIPKVFDVKTLRDSASAHRYQWMFVEEAWRLLRRGGVLAYSTCTLSSLENELIAARAEELGFRLTWSWGVRPSRGRRGRLGFRWEPHRDATPGFFLALLEKP; encoded by the coding sequence ATGACCATTCCCCGGCCTCTCTGCGGTACTAGCATCTCCTACGACTCCGGCCTCGCCGAGGTCCTGGAAGCCTCCTCCGGGCCGCTGTGCAGCCTTCTCTCGAGCCTTGAGAGGCCGCCGCCCAGGATTTATGTTAGGGTTAACACGCTGAAGGTGGGTGTTGACAGGTATCTCGAGATGCTTAGGGGTGCCGGGCTGGAGTTCAGGGTTGACGAGGACATACCCGAGGCTATCTGGCATCCGGTGGAGGGGCCTCTCTCCTGGGAGTTTAGGGGTAAGAGGGTTGTGGCGGATAAGGTGGCGAGCGAGAGCGTGCTGATGGGGAGCGACCTCTACGCCCCGGGCGTCCTCCACGCCAAGGGTGTTGAGAGGGGTGATGAGGTGGTTGTGGTGGCGCCCAACGGCAGGGTTGTGGGGGGTGGTGTGGCCGTCATGTCTTGGCGGGAGATGAGGAGGTCGGGGCGGGGGCTGGCGGTCAGGGTTACGAAGCCGATCTACAGGGCGCCGAGGGTGTCGGAGCTGCCGGGGTTCAGGGAGGGGCTGGTGTACGGCCAGAGCATAACCTCCATGTACGTTGCCAGGGCCCTGGACCCCAGGCCCGGGTGGACTGTGGTGGATATGAACGCCGCCCCCGGGGGGAAGGTGAGCCACGTCGCCCAGCTTGCCGGACGGGGGGCGAGGATAATAGCTATTGACAGGCCGAGCAAGGTGGCGAGGCTGAGGGAGACCCTGGAGAGGCTGGGGGCGGGTTGGGTGAGGGTTGTGGGGGGCGATAGCAGGAGGGCCTCCAGCCTCCTGCCAGGCCTCGCCGGGAGGGTTGACGCTATCCTCGTCGACCCACCATGCACCAACATAGGCGTCATACCCAAGGTTTTCGATGTGAAGACGCTGAGGGACAGCGCCTCCGCCCACCGCTACCAGTGGATGTTCGTGGAGGAGGCCTGGAGGCTCCTGAGGAGGGGTGGCGTTCTTGCCTACTCCACATGCACCCTCTCCAGCCTTGAGAACGAGCTTATAGCTGCTAGGGCGGAGGAGCTTGGCTTCAGGCTCACGTGGAGCTGGGGGGTGAGGCCGAGCAGGGGGCGCCGGGGGCGACTGGGCTTCAGGTGGGAGCCCCACAGGGACGCTACCCCGGGCTTCTTCCTCGCCCTCCTTGAGAAGCCCTAG
- a CDS encoding NOB1 family endonuclease → MRGSTRDCSPTGSEAIVLDTGAFIAGKAAALPGRLATPPRVLEEVRDRGSRALLELLQSTGRLEVLPPSPRAVERAREEARRAGVLGRLSGADIEVLALALDLAWRGCRVSLATDDYTLQRLAARLGLGVVRLRYRGAV, encoded by the coding sequence ATGAGAGGCTCTACACGAGACTGCTCGCCTACTGGTAGCGAGGCCATAGTGCTCGACACAGGGGCCTTCATAGCGGGCAAGGCAGCCGCCCTGCCCGGGAGGCTAGCCACGCCCCCCAGGGTCCTGGAGGAGGTTAGGGACAGGGGGAGCAGGGCGCTGCTGGAGCTCCTACAGTCCACGGGGAGGCTCGAGGTCCTCCCGCCGAGCCCCCGGGCCGTGGAGAGGGCGAGGGAGGAGGCGAGGAGGGCCGGGGTCCTGGGGAGGCTCAGCGGGGCTGACATCGAGGTCCTCGCCCTCGCCCTGGACCTGGCGTGGAGGGGCTGCAGGGTGTCCCTGGCGACGGACGACTACACCCTCCAGAGGCTCGCCGCGAGGCTGGGGCTGGGGGTTGTGAGGCTCAGGTACAGGGGCGCCGTCTAG
- a CDS encoding NAD(+)/NADH kinase has translation MAGAVGLVVKRRSGIAEDVARLVVKELAERGVEVLVDETVDYPSLSHLPRFSISRDPPGRVVVVGGDGTLLRTFLRLGERESPLFMTIKAGKKGFLLDVERYEAVERLRDFLDGRFREVVYPRYRVYLEGEARGCMFNDTAVTANNAKMARVHVFVDGDLAMNIDGDGVVVSTTAGSTAYSLSGGGPIIDPRLDVMVLTPLNPVQLFLRSIVVPSGSRVTVEASVYSNPLVVNIDGQYVYELEPGGIVDIERCGSGVRIARFRWWEDYYERLYTRLLAYW, from the coding sequence TTGGCCGGTGCTGTGGGGCTCGTGGTTAAGAGGAGGAGCGGGATAGCCGAGGACGTGGCGAGGCTGGTTGTGAAGGAGCTTGCGGAGAGGGGTGTGGAGGTCCTCGTGGACGAGACCGTGGACTACCCCTCCCTCTCGCACCTACCCCGGTTCAGCATATCCAGGGACCCCCCGGGGAGGGTGGTTGTGGTGGGGGGTGACGGCACCCTGCTGAGGACCTTCCTCAGGCTGGGGGAGAGGGAGAGCCCCCTCTTCATGACTATAAAGGCGGGGAAGAAGGGGTTCCTCCTCGACGTTGAGAGGTATGAGGCTGTGGAGAGGCTCAGGGACTTCCTGGATGGGAGGTTCAGGGAGGTTGTGTACCCCCGCTACCGCGTCTACCTTGAGGGGGAGGCCAGGGGGTGTATGTTCAACGACACCGCGGTCACCGCCAACAACGCGAAGATGGCGAGGGTGCACGTGTTCGTGGACGGCGACCTGGCTATGAATATAGATGGCGACGGTGTTGTGGTCTCGACGACGGCGGGGAGCACCGCCTACAGCCTAAGCGGGGGCGGGCCCATCATAGACCCCAGGCTCGACGTGATGGTCCTCACACCCCTAAACCCGGTGCAGCTGTTCCTAAGGAGCATAGTCGTCCCCAGCGGCTCCCGGGTCACCGTGGAGGCTAGCGTCTACAGCAACCCGCTGGTGGTCAACATAGACGGGCAGTACGTGTACGAGCTGGAGCCCGGGGGTATTGTGGATATAGAGAGGTGCGGGAGCGGGGTGAGGATAGCAAGGTTCAGGTGGTGGGAGGACTACTATGAGAGGCTCTACACGAGACTGCTCGCCTACTGGTAG
- a CDS encoding class I SAM-dependent methyltransferase — MPECVAVKPVDGERAIRILREAGLLDRGFKPARGGGRLMLPVASTAEALEILRSSGLEAWPCSASFEPRRRPRGLRELGFEGLSGYSLVGDIAVFSRREGGPGVEEYRRAAEVLLREQPRVRAVYLKEATVGELRVQKLIHLAGERRTWTVHREFGLEFEVDIARAYFNPRLAGEHRRAAEAVGEGERVLDMFSGVGGFSIHIASLRRASVVAADINPHAALLAARNARRNRRRLRGRVSVLRADARLLPGILQPVFTTIIMNHPTASHTFAWEACRLAGSSGARVLFYRLSESCPQAVEDAIEAFARTPCCRRVEAGWCRRVLEYSPSAAVYRVEVEVEPRRV, encoded by the coding sequence TTGCCGGAGTGCGTTGCAGTCAAGCCTGTGGACGGGGAGAGGGCTATACGCATCCTCCGGGAGGCCGGGCTGCTGGATAGGGGGTTCAAGCCCGCCCGGGGCGGGGGGAGGCTGATGCTGCCTGTAGCCAGCACGGCGGAGGCCCTGGAGATCCTCAGGTCCTCGGGCCTCGAGGCCTGGCCCTGCAGCGCCTCCTTCGAGCCGAGGCGGAGGCCCCGGGGGCTGAGGGAGCTGGGGTTCGAGGGGCTCTCGGGATACAGCCTGGTGGGGGATATAGCGGTGTTCAGCAGGAGGGAGGGCGGGCCCGGTGTTGAGGAGTATAGGAGGGCGGCTGAGGTGCTCCTGAGGGAGCAGCCGAGGGTGAGGGCTGTGTACCTGAAGGAGGCCACCGTCGGGGAGCTTAGGGTGCAGAAGCTTATACACCTGGCGGGGGAGAGGAGGACCTGGACCGTCCACAGGGAGTTCGGCCTCGAGTTCGAGGTTGACATAGCGAGGGCCTACTTCAACCCCCGCCTGGCCGGCGAGCACAGGCGGGCCGCCGAGGCTGTGGGGGAGGGGGAGAGGGTTCTGGACATGTTCTCGGGCGTCGGGGGGTTCTCTATACACATAGCGAGCCTCAGGAGGGCCAGCGTGGTAGCGGCGGACATAAACCCCCACGCCGCCCTCCTGGCAGCGAGGAACGCGAGGAGGAACAGGAGGAGGCTCCGGGGGAGGGTCTCGGTCCTCAGGGCCGACGCCCGCCTCCTACCAGGCATCCTTCAGCCGGTTTTCACCACAATAATAATGAACCACCCCACAGCCTCCCACACCTTCGCCTGGGAGGCCTGCAGGCTCGCGGGCAGCAGCGGGGCGAGGGTGCTCTTCTACAGGCTCTCTGAGAGCTGCCCCCAGGCTGTGGAAGACGCCATCGAGGCCTTCGCCCGCACACCCTGCTGCCGAAGGGTGGAGGCGGGGTGGTGCAGGAGGGTTCTCGAGTACAGCCCCTCAGCCGCGGTTTACAGGGTCGAGGTTGAGGTGGAGCCCAGGCGGGTGTAA